From the Streptomyces sp. Tu 2975 genome, one window contains:
- a CDS encoding amidase: MTTRLTDLTARRLLAGYRKGDFSPVEATRAALERIEETEPQVNAFVRVDAEEAMAQAEASARRWHHGEPEGLLDGVPVTVKDILLQRGGPTLRGSWTIGSDGPWDEDAPSVARLRAHNAVFLGKTTTPEFGWKGVTDSPRHGVTGNPWDPSRTAGGSSGGSAAAVALGAGALSLGTDGGGSVRIPASFCGVFGLKPTYGRVPMYPSSPFGTLAHVGPLTRDAADAALMLDVITGEDWRDWSHLGPSSSVAAGLAEGVKGLRIAYSPSLGGQVAVRPAVASAVRRAVGALAEAGAYVEETDPDFTDPVEAFHTLWFSGAARLVQHLGTKQRDLLDPGLREIVAAGEEYSALDYLAAVDTRMALGRRMGRFHTSYDLLVTPTLPITAFEAGVEVPAGSPHHRWTGWTPFTYPFNLTQQPAASVPCGTDEAGLPIGVQLVGPRHADAVVLRAAHSLYESGVPGR; the protein is encoded by the coding sequence ATGACGACTCGCCTGACTGACCTCACCGCACGTCGACTGCTGGCCGGCTACCGAAAGGGCGACTTCTCCCCCGTCGAGGCGACCCGCGCGGCACTGGAACGGATCGAGGAGACGGAACCGCAGGTCAACGCCTTCGTCCGGGTCGACGCCGAGGAGGCCATGGCTCAGGCGGAGGCGTCGGCGCGGCGATGGCACCACGGCGAGCCGGAAGGGCTGCTGGACGGGGTGCCCGTCACGGTGAAGGACATCCTGCTCCAGCGCGGCGGCCCGACACTGCGCGGCTCGTGGACCATCGGCAGCGACGGCCCCTGGGACGAGGACGCGCCGTCGGTCGCCCGGCTGCGGGCCCACAACGCGGTGTTCCTCGGCAAGACGACGACCCCCGAGTTCGGCTGGAAGGGCGTCACCGACTCACCCCGGCACGGGGTGACCGGCAACCCCTGGGACCCGTCGCGCACCGCGGGCGGCTCCAGCGGCGGGAGCGCCGCGGCCGTCGCGCTCGGCGCGGGCGCGCTGTCGCTCGGGACGGACGGTGGCGGCTCGGTACGTATCCCGGCCTCCTTCTGTGGTGTCTTCGGGCTCAAACCGACGTACGGGCGGGTGCCGATGTATCCGTCGAGCCCCTTCGGGACGCTGGCCCACGTCGGGCCGCTGACACGGGACGCGGCGGACGCGGCGCTGATGCTCGACGTGATCACCGGCGAGGACTGGCGTGACTGGTCCCATCTGGGCCCCTCCTCCTCGGTGGCGGCGGGCCTCGCCGAGGGCGTCAAGGGCCTGCGGATCGCGTACTCACCGTCGCTCGGCGGCCAGGTCGCGGTACGGCCCGCCGTCGCCTCGGCCGTACGGCGGGCCGTGGGCGCGCTGGCGGAGGCCGGGGCGTACGTCGAGGAGACCGACCCCGACTTCACCGACCCCGTCGAGGCCTTCCATACGCTGTGGTTCAGCGGCGCGGCCCGTCTGGTGCAGCACCTCGGCACGAAGCAGCGCGACCTGCTCGACCCCGGCCTCCGGGAGATCGTCGCGGCCGGGGAGGAGTACAGCGCGCTCGACTATCTGGCGGCGGTCGACACGCGGATGGCACTGGGCCGGCGGATGGGCCGCTTCCACACGTCGTACGACCTGCTGGTCACGCCGACGCTGCCGATCACGGCGTTCGAGGCGGGCGTGGAGGTCCCCGCGGGCTCACCGCACCACCGCTGGACGGGGTGGACGCCGTTCACGTACCCCTTCAACCTCACGCAGCAGCCCGCGGCGTCGGTACCGTGCGGCACGGACGAGGCGGGCCTGCCGATCGGCGTCCAACTGGTCGGTCCGCGGCACGCGGACGCGGTCGTGCTGCGCGCGGCACACTCGCTGTACGAGTCGGGCGTACCGGGCCGGTGA
- a CDS encoding glycosyl hydrolase family 18 protein: MHVRRPLLAALTSAALAAGALAAVVGPGSAQAADTAPAAASTGGVKIAYYDQWSVYGNAFYPKHLDTRGIAEKLDVVNYSFGNIHPTELTCFEANKAAGDDADPNAGDGAGDSYADYQRSFSAADSVDGVADTWNQPIVGVFNQFKELKAKHPHLKINISLGGWTYSKYFHDAARTDASRKKFVASCVKQYIAGDLPVEGGYGGPGTAAGIFDGIDIDWEYPGSPDGHLGNHYGPEDKQNFTLLLAEFRKQLDAYGAAHGGKKYLLTAALPAGQDKIRHIETDKIGAYLDYANIMTYDMHGAWDGDGPAYHQSPLYSPASDPTDPVKPGTQKYSIDNAIDAWIDGNSAYGIAGGFPAGKLTLGYEFYYRGWKGVPAGTRNGLGGSATGASAARPVSRQAGIAHYKELGGIVDNPATTFWDDEAKAAYFYKDGEFFTGLDQRAVQARADYAHQRGLAGAMMYSLLGLDTQATLFHQIVTAVGSSPTDPEPTPTPTEPTPTPTEPTPTPTEPTPTPTPTDPQPGCTAAAWTATAVYNNGSEASHKGRLWKAKWWTQGEEPGTTGEWGVWHDLGAC; encoded by the coding sequence GTGCACGTCCGTAGACCCTTGCTCGCAGCGCTCACCAGCGCGGCGCTCGCCGCCGGAGCGCTGGCGGCCGTCGTCGGCCCCGGTTCCGCGCAGGCCGCCGACACGGCCCCGGCGGCCGCTTCGACCGGTGGCGTCAAGATCGCCTACTACGACCAGTGGAGCGTGTACGGCAACGCCTTCTACCCCAAGCACCTCGACACCCGGGGCATCGCGGAGAAGCTCGACGTCGTCAACTACTCGTTCGGCAACATCCACCCCACCGAACTGACCTGCTTCGAGGCCAACAAGGCCGCCGGCGACGACGCCGACCCCAACGCCGGTGACGGCGCGGGCGATTCGTACGCCGACTACCAGCGCTCCTTCTCGGCGGCCGACAGCGTGGACGGCGTGGCCGACACCTGGAACCAGCCGATCGTGGGTGTCTTCAACCAGTTCAAGGAGCTGAAGGCCAAGCACCCGCACTTGAAGATCAACATTTCGCTGGGCGGCTGGACCTACTCCAAGTACTTCCACGACGCGGCCAGGACGGACGCGAGCCGCAAGAAGTTCGTCGCCTCGTGCGTCAAGCAGTACATCGCCGGAGACCTGCCCGTCGAGGGCGGCTACGGCGGCCCGGGCACCGCTGCCGGCATCTTCGACGGCATCGACATCGACTGGGAGTACCCGGGCTCGCCCGACGGTCACCTCGGCAACCACTACGGCCCCGAGGACAAGCAGAACTTCACGCTGCTGCTGGCCGAGTTCCGCAAGCAGCTCGACGCGTACGGAGCCGCCCACGGCGGCAAGAAGTACCTGCTCACTGCCGCCCTGCCGGCCGGCCAGGACAAGATCAGGCACATCGAGACCGACAAGATCGGCGCGTACCTCGACTACGCGAACATCATGACGTACGACATGCACGGCGCCTGGGACGGCGACGGCCCCGCGTACCACCAGTCGCCGCTGTACTCCCCGGCGTCCGACCCGACCGACCCCGTCAAGCCTGGCACGCAGAAGTACTCGATCGACAACGCCATCGACGCGTGGATCGACGGCAACAGCGCCTACGGCATCGCCGGCGGATTCCCGGCCGGCAAGCTCACCCTCGGGTACGAGTTCTACTACCGCGGCTGGAAGGGCGTCCCCGCGGGCACCCGCAACGGCCTCGGCGGCAGTGCCACCGGTGCGTCGGCCGCCCGCCCCGTCAGCCGGCAGGCGGGCATCGCGCACTACAAGGAACTCGGCGGCATCGTCGACAACCCGGCGACCACCTTCTGGGACGACGAGGCGAAGGCCGCGTACTTCTACAAGGACGGCGAGTTCTTCACCGGCCTGGACCAGCGGGCCGTCCAGGCGCGGGCGGACTACGCGCACCAGCGTGGACTGGCGGGAGCGATGATGTACTCGCTGCTCGGCCTGGACACCCAGGCGACCCTGTTCCACCAGATCGTGACCGCGGTCGGCTCGTCCCCGACGGACCCTGAGCCGACCCCGACGCCGACGGAGCCGACCCCGACGCCGACGGAGCCGACCCCGACCCCGACGGAGCCGACCCCCACCCCGACGCCGACGGACCCGCAGCCCGGTTGCACCGCCGCGGCCTGGACCGCCACCGCCGTCTACAACAACGGCAGCGAGGCCTCGCACAAGGGCCGTCTCTGGAAGGCCAAGTGGTGGACGCAGGGCGAGGAGCCCGGCACCACGGGCGAGTGGGGAGTCTGGCACGACCTCGGCGCCTGCTGA
- the ehuB gene encoding ectoine/hydroxyectoine ABC transporter substrate-binding protein EhuB has product MSRRALLLGTAAAGALTVAGAAGCSRVPSGDALARLKSQGTVRLGIAGEVPYGYVDEQGEFTGEAPELARVIFQRLGIDSVQPVATDFASLIPGLNSQQFDVVSAGMYINKERCEQVIFADPEYQMLDSFIVRKGNPKNLRTYEDVVKAKARFSTGTGYAEIAYAVAAGIPEKDIVILQDQVAGLNAVESGRVDVFAGTALTAREVVRKSTKAEATEPFAAVVDGEKQIDGGGFAFRPTDTELRDAFNVEIHKMKKSGELFRILKPFGFTKNEMTTLTAEELCR; this is encoded by the coding sequence ATGAGCAGACGCGCCCTGTTGCTCGGCACGGCGGCCGCCGGCGCGCTGACCGTCGCCGGTGCGGCGGGGTGCAGTCGCGTGCCGTCCGGCGACGCGCTGGCCCGGCTGAAGTCCCAGGGCACCGTGCGCCTCGGCATCGCGGGCGAGGTGCCGTACGGCTATGTCGATGAACAGGGCGAGTTCACGGGCGAGGCCCCTGAGCTGGCCCGGGTCATCTTCCAGCGGCTCGGGATAGACAGTGTCCAGCCGGTCGCGACCGACTTCGCCTCCCTCATACCCGGGTTGAACTCACAGCAGTTCGATGTGGTCTCCGCGGGGATGTACATCAACAAGGAGCGGTGCGAGCAGGTCATCTTCGCCGACCCCGAGTACCAGATGCTCGACTCTTTCATCGTGCGCAAGGGCAACCCGAAGAACCTGCGCACCTACGAGGACGTGGTGAAGGCGAAGGCGAGATTCTCCACCGGAACGGGCTACGCCGAGATCGCCTACGCGGTCGCCGCGGGCATTCCGGAGAAGGACATCGTCATCCTCCAGGACCAGGTGGCCGGGCTGAACGCCGTCGAGTCCGGACGCGTGGACGTCTTCGCGGGCACCGCGCTGACCGCCCGCGAGGTGGTGAGGAAGAGCACGAAGGCGGAGGCGACCGAGCCGTTCGCGGCCGTGGTCGACGGCGAGAAGCAGATCGACGGCGGCGGGTTCGCGTTCCGGCCGACCGACACCGAGCTGCGTGACGCCTTCAACGTGGAGATCCACAAGATGAAGAAGAGCGGCGAGCTCTTCCGCATCCTGAAGCCGTTCGGATTCACGAAGAACGAGATGACCACGCTCACTGCCGAGGAGCTGTGCCGATGA
- a CDS encoding aspartate/glutamate racemase family protein produces MDVSFLGGPQPQHGVGVVAPFDFALDRELWRWVPDDVSLRLTRTPFVPVGVSLDLARMVSEHETLREAVRALGASEPEVVAYACASGSFVGGLAGERAMCEVMNSAGEVPSLTTSGALLQALEELGARRIALVTPYTESVTRSLEAYLGEAGVTVTGCAFLGLTRHIWKVPYRAVVDMARTAVVGAADALFISCTNLATYDTIPQLEAELRMPVLSANQVTMWAALRAIGSRAVGPYQALLMEPEALAGTLPDAQPEPEEQEGWT; encoded by the coding sequence ATGGATGTCTCCTTTCTGGGTGGACCGCAGCCGCAGCACGGCGTCGGTGTGGTCGCCCCGTTCGACTTCGCGCTCGACCGTGAGCTGTGGCGCTGGGTCCCCGACGACGTCTCGCTGCGTCTGACACGGACCCCTTTCGTGCCCGTGGGGGTCTCCCTCGACCTGGCCCGAATGGTGAGTGAGCACGAGACGCTGCGTGAGGCCGTACGTGCCCTCGGCGCGTCCGAGCCCGAGGTCGTCGCGTACGCCTGCGCCTCGGGCAGTTTTGTGGGGGGCCTCGCCGGGGAACGCGCCATGTGCGAGGTGATGAACTCGGCGGGCGAGGTGCCTTCCCTCACCACCTCCGGGGCGCTGCTGCAAGCGCTGGAGGAGCTCGGCGCCCGCCGGATCGCCCTCGTCACGCCCTATACGGAGTCGGTCACCCGCTCACTGGAGGCATATCTGGGAGAAGCTGGAGTGACGGTGACGGGCTGCGCCTTTCTGGGCCTGACCCGCCACATCTGGAAGGTGCCGTACCGGGCGGTGGTCGACATGGCGAGAACGGCGGTGGTCGGTGCGGCCGACGCGTTGTTCATCAGCTGCACCAACCTGGCGACGTACGACACGATTCCGCAGTTGGAGGCCGAACTGAGGATGCCGGTGCTGTCCGCCAACCAGGTGACGATGTGGGCCGCGCTGCGCGCCATCGGCTCCCGGGCCGTCGGCCCTTACCAGGCACTACTCATGGAGCCCGAGGCACTCGCAGGGACGCTGCCGGACGCGCAGCCGGAGCCCGAAGAACAGGAAGGCTGGACATGA
- a CDS encoding DUF3830 family protein, whose protein sequence is MADRYLTVALSKRGVECTARLLFDKAPLTCAAVWEALPLAGDVYHAKYARNEIYALLPAFAAQEPPLENPTVTPIPGDLCYFTFTDVQLGTDSYGYGSAAAHRGRATVVDLALFYERNNLLLNGDTGWVPGIVWGEVVEGLDVMADACQDLWRTGAAGETLSFRRA, encoded by the coding sequence ATGGCCGACCGATACCTGACCGTTGCCTTGAGCAAGCGAGGCGTGGAGTGCACCGCCCGTCTGCTCTTCGACAAAGCCCCGCTGACCTGCGCGGCGGTGTGGGAGGCGCTGCCGCTCGCCGGAGATGTCTACCACGCGAAATACGCGCGGAATGAGATCTATGCGCTGCTGCCTGCCTTCGCCGCGCAGGAGCCGCCGCTGGAGAACCCGACGGTTACCCCCATCCCGGGCGATCTGTGCTATTTCACCTTCACGGATGTGCAGTTGGGCACGGACTCCTACGGCTACGGGTCCGCCGCCGCGCACCGCGGGCGGGCGACGGTCGTGGACCTCGCGCTGTTCTACGAACGCAACAACCTGCTGCTGAACGGGGACACCGGATGGGTGCCGGGCATCGTGTGGGGCGAGGTCGTGGAAGGGCTCGACGTGATGGCCGACGCGTGCCAGGACCTGTGGCGCACGGGGGCGGCCGGGGAGACGCTGTCCTTCCGGCGGGCGTAG
- a CDS encoding decarboxylase, which yields MTTVGLLYPGHFAEDDYPRLEVLLDSDIRLPIIHTDIGEDAHRVDALLKMGAPERLAAGMEALRLEGAESVVWACTSGSFVLGWEGAHEQVRELAKAAGLPASSTSFGFVHAVRHLGTPRVAIAATYPADVTEYFAAFLEKSGAVVVSGRDAGILTAEEVGTWDREQVLDLARSADHPNADVVLMPDTALHTVAHLADLEEALGKPVLTANQVTVWEGLRLADRRAWGDKLGLLFARPD from the coding sequence ATGACGACGGTCGGACTTCTCTACCCGGGACACTTCGCGGAGGACGACTACCCACGGCTCGAGGTCCTGCTGGACAGCGACATCAGGCTGCCCATCATCCACACCGACATCGGCGAGGACGCGCACCGCGTCGACGCGCTGCTGAAGATGGGCGCGCCGGAGCGGCTCGCCGCCGGTATGGAGGCGCTGCGGCTGGAGGGGGCCGAGTCGGTGGTGTGGGCATGCACCAGCGGAAGCTTCGTCCTCGGGTGGGAGGGCGCCCACGAGCAGGTGCGTGAGCTCGCCAAGGCGGCCGGGCTGCCCGCGTCCAGCACCTCGTTCGGCTTCGTGCACGCCGTGCGGCACCTGGGCACGCCGCGGGTCGCGATCGCGGCCACCTATCCGGCGGACGTCACCGAGTACTTCGCGGCCTTTCTCGAGAAGTCCGGCGCGGTGGTCGTCTCCGGCCGGGACGCCGGCATCCTGACGGCCGAGGAGGTCGGCACCTGGGACCGGGAGCAGGTCCTCGACCTCGCCCGTTCGGCCGACCACCCCAACGCGGACGTGGTGCTGATGCCGGACACGGCCCTGCACACCGTCGCCCATCTGGCCGACCTGGAGGAAGCGCTGGGCAAGCCGGTGCTGACCGCGAACCAGGTGACCGTGTGGGAGGGACTGCGGCTGGCGGACCGGCGTGCCTGGGGAGACAAGCTGGGCCTGCTGTTCGCCCGCCCCGACTGA
- the ehuC gene encoding ectoine/hydroxyectoine ABC transporter permease subunit EhuC: MTAGLWQNWVLPGIWITVQLLVYSAALAAVVAFTVGTARTHRSRTVRFLAGFYTEIFRGTSALVLMFWLFFVVPPLMGRQLVPMWAAVLALGLSYGAYGAEIVRGALNSVAVAQREAGIALSFTPWQRLRLILLPQAVPEMMPSFCNLLIELLKGTALVSLLGVGDVSFAAYLVRLATQESAQIYTISLVIYFVLAFVLTRSMKALERRTKRNLGIESPPGLLGGLFAKDPGRERAEDKLAGTAVAGGASK, from the coding sequence ATGACAGCCGGACTCTGGCAGAACTGGGTGCTGCCCGGTATCTGGATCACCGTTCAACTGCTGGTCTACAGCGCGGCCCTGGCGGCCGTCGTCGCCTTCACCGTCGGCACGGCGCGCACCCACCGCTCGCGGACCGTCCGCTTCCTGGCGGGCTTCTACACCGAGATCTTCCGGGGCACCTCCGCGCTGGTGCTGATGTTCTGGCTGTTCTTCGTGGTGCCCCCGCTCATGGGTCGGCAGCTCGTCCCCATGTGGGCCGCGGTGCTGGCGCTCGGCCTGTCGTACGGCGCGTACGGCGCCGAGATCGTGCGGGGCGCGCTCAACTCGGTGGCCGTCGCGCAGCGCGAGGCGGGCATCGCGCTGAGCTTCACGCCGTGGCAGCGGCTGCGGCTGATCCTGCTGCCGCAGGCGGTGCCGGAGATGATGCCGTCGTTCTGCAACCTGCTGATCGAACTGCTCAAGGGCACGGCCCTGGTGTCGCTGCTGGGTGTGGGTGACGTCTCCTTCGCCGCCTACCTGGTGCGGCTGGCCACTCAGGAGAGTGCCCAGATCTACACCATCAGCCTGGTCATCTACTTCGTGCTCGCCTTCGTCCTTACGCGTTCGATGAAGGCGCTGGAGCGCAGGACCAAACGGAACCTCGGCATCGAATCGCCGCCCGGTCTGCTCGGCGGCCTGTTCGCCAAGGACCCGGGCCGTGAGCGCGCCGAGGACAAGCTCGCCGGCACGGCGGTGGCGGGGGGTGCTTCGAAGTGA
- a CDS encoding LLM class flavin-dependent oxidoreductase — MNADAVDEIRGTATGTAPVPLSVLDLVTVGSGRTATDALRTSVDLARLAESRGYHRHWVAEHHSMPGVASSSPAVILAHLAAHTERIRLGSGGVMLPNHAPLVIAEQFGTLEALAPGRIDLGLGRAPGTDGATAAALRRTDRLNEGADDFPQQLAELTRFLDDDFPDGHPYARIHAVPGPVQATSPGGVQSPARPPLWLLGSSGFSARLAGVLGLPFAFAHHFSAQNTVPALDLYRESFRPSAVLDAPYALIGVSALAADDEKEARRQVLTGALSMVRLRTGRPGLIPTPQEAEAYDFGPMEREVAESWLRNVVHGTPDAVRAGLDDLQKRTGADELMITANAHGGDARLRSYELIADAYGLPAAPVPS; from the coding sequence GTGAACGCAGATGCAGTGGACGAGATCCGAGGTACGGCGACCGGGACCGCCCCCGTACCCCTGTCCGTGCTCGACCTCGTCACCGTCGGCAGCGGGCGCACCGCCACCGACGCGCTGCGTACCAGCGTGGACCTGGCACGGCTCGCGGAGAGCCGCGGCTACCACCGGCACTGGGTCGCGGAGCACCACTCCATGCCCGGCGTCGCGTCCTCGTCCCCGGCCGTGATCCTCGCCCATCTCGCCGCCCACACCGAGCGCATCCGGCTCGGCTCCGGCGGTGTGATGCTGCCCAACCACGCCCCCTTGGTGATCGCGGAGCAGTTCGGCACCCTTGAGGCGCTCGCCCCGGGCCGGATTGACCTCGGTCTCGGCCGGGCTCCCGGCACCGACGGCGCGACGGCAGCTGCCCTGCGCCGCACCGACCGGCTGAACGAAGGGGCGGACGACTTCCCGCAGCAGCTCGCCGAGCTGACCCGCTTCCTGGACGACGACTTCCCCGACGGGCACCCGTACGCCCGCATCCACGCCGTCCCCGGCCCCGTACAGGCCACCTCGCCCGGCGGTGTCCAGTCGCCGGCCCGCCCGCCGCTGTGGCTGCTCGGTTCCTCCGGGTTCAGCGCACGGCTCGCAGGCGTGCTCGGGCTCCCGTTCGCCTTCGCGCACCACTTCTCGGCACAGAACACCGTCCCCGCGCTGGACCTCTACCGCGAGTCCTTCCGGCCCTCCGCGGTGCTCGACGCCCCGTACGCCCTGATCGGCGTCTCCGCGCTCGCCGCCGACGACGAGAAGGAGGCCCGCCGGCAGGTCCTCACCGGCGCGCTGTCCATGGTGCGGCTGCGCACCGGCCGGCCGGGGCTGATCCCGACGCCGCAGGAGGCGGAGGCGTACGACTTCGGCCCGATGGAGCGCGAGGTCGCCGAGAGCTGGCTGCGCAACGTGGTGCACGGCACGCCGGACGCCGTCCGTGCCGGACTCGACGATCTCCAGAAGCGCACCGGCGCCGACGAGTTGATGATCACGGCCAACGCGCACGGCGGCGATGCCCGGCTGCGCAGCTACGAACTCATCGCCGACGCGTACGGACTTCCGGCCGCGCCGGTTCCTTCCTGA
- the ehuD gene encoding ectoine/hydroxyectoine ABC transporter permease subunit EhuD, producing MTWDWSAIADFMPRFWDGVLITLQVLVLGSLISFTLGLVWAIAFRAPTRFIRWPVNLVTEFIRTTPLLVQLFFLYFVLPEWGVQFSALTTGTIAIGLHYSTYTAQVYRAGIEAVPPGQWEAATALSLPAHRTWIAVILPQAVRRITPALGNYVIAMLKDTPLLAAIGVLELLQQSRLESASTFQYTEPLTLIGIAFVLIAYPASLLVRALERRLVR from the coding sequence GTGACCTGGGACTGGTCCGCGATCGCGGACTTCATGCCGCGCTTCTGGGACGGCGTGCTGATCACGCTGCAGGTGCTGGTGCTCGGCTCGTTGATCTCGTTCACCCTCGGCCTCGTCTGGGCGATCGCGTTCAGGGCGCCGACCCGTTTCATCCGGTGGCCGGTGAACCTCGTCACCGAGTTCATCCGCACCACCCCGCTGCTGGTACAGCTGTTCTTCCTCTACTTCGTGCTGCCGGAATGGGGCGTGCAGTTCTCCGCCCTGACCACGGGCACGATCGCGATCGGGCTGCACTACTCGACATACACCGCGCAGGTCTACCGCGCCGGCATCGAAGCGGTGCCGCCCGGGCAGTGGGAGGCGGCCACGGCACTGAGCCTGCCCGCCCACCGCACCTGGATCGCGGTCATCCTGCCGCAGGCCGTACGCCGGATCACGCCTGCGCTCGGCAACTACGTCATCGCGATGCTCAAGGACACTCCGCTGCTCGCGGCGATCGGCGTGCTGGAGCTGCTCCAGCAGTCGCGGCTGGAGAGCGCGTCGACGTTCCAGTACACCGAGCCGCTGACCCTGATCGGCATCGCCTTCGTCCTCATCGCCTATCCGGCTTCTCTTCTCGTACGAGCCCTGGAGCGCCGCCTTGTCCGCTGA
- a CDS encoding D-2-hydroxyacid dehydrogenase, which yields MSEPQLLVLAADPLPRLGRLTGKVRVAYADEDTLADQLPSADALLVWDFTSDAVRRAWPGDGPRPRWVHTPSAGVDRLLCPELAESDTVVTNARGIFEAPIAEYVAALVLAMAKDLPGTLDLQRQRRWRHREGLSVAGTRAAVVGAGPIGRAISRTLRAVGIRTAVVGRTPRDGIHGVRDLDPLLARADWVVCAAPLTDDTRGMFDARRFDLMQPSARFVNVGRGPLVVESDLVAALDKRWIAGAALDVFEQEPLLPDSPLWDTPGLIVSPHMSGDTVGWRDRLGEQFVDMYELWSAGKPLPNVVDKKRGYVPMHDDSPD from the coding sequence ATGTCCGAACCACAACTTCTCGTCCTGGCCGCCGATCCCCTGCCGCGGCTCGGCCGGCTGACCGGCAAGGTCCGTGTGGCCTACGCGGACGAGGACACTCTCGCTGACCAACTCCCCTCCGCGGACGCCTTGTTGGTGTGGGACTTCACCTCCGACGCGGTACGCCGGGCCTGGCCGGGCGACGGCCCGCGGCCGCGCTGGGTGCACACCCCGAGCGCCGGCGTGGACCGGCTGCTCTGCCCGGAACTGGCCGAATCCGACACAGTGGTGACCAACGCCCGCGGGATCTTCGAGGCGCCCATCGCCGAATACGTGGCCGCCCTGGTCCTGGCCATGGCCAAGGACCTGCCCGGCACCCTCGACCTCCAGCGGCAGCGGCGCTGGCGCCACCGCGAGGGCCTGTCGGTGGCCGGGACGCGGGCCGCGGTGGTGGGAGCGGGACCCATCGGCCGGGCGATCTCCCGCACGCTCAGGGCGGTCGGGATCCGCACCGCCGTCGTCGGGCGGACGCCGCGCGACGGCATCCACGGCGTCCGCGACCTCGATCCGCTGCTGGCCCGCGCGGACTGGGTGGTGTGCGCGGCGCCGCTCACCGACGACACCCGGGGCATGTTCGACGCCCGGCGCTTCGACCTGATGCAGCCCTCCGCGCGCTTCGTGAACGTGGGTCGCGGGCCGCTCGTGGTCGAGAGCGACCTGGTCGCCGCGCTCGACAAGCGGTGGATCGCGGGAGCCGCCCTCGACGTCTTCGAGCAGGAGCCGCTCCTGCCCGACAGTCCGCTGTGGGACACGCCCGGCCTGATCGTCTCCCCGCACATGAGCGGGGACACGGTCGGCTGGCGCGACCGGCTCGGGGAACAGTTCGTCGACATGTACGAGTTGTGGTCCGCCGGAAAGCCCCTTCCGAACGTGGTGGACAAGAAACGTGGGTACGTCCCCATGCATGACGACTCGCCTGACTGA